TCTTCTCATGATTGTGCGTCTACAGTTTGGGAAGCACAAATTCATAAGTTCATGTCTCTGCAGAGCGCTTACCCAGCAAAGTgggaaaacaagcaaacaaacacgACCTCAGAGCTGTGAGATGGACGTGATCTTTGGTGAGACCCCTGGGTCGTCGTCTTCTTCTTCCTTGACCTTTGATGGTGAGGTCAGTCTGACTCCAGGTCTCTCCTGTTAGTAGATCTCCACCCCTGGGCTTTAGAAGCTGTGTTGAACTTGCTTGGTGTCACAGACTGCAGGGTGTCTTCAACTTTAACTAAAAAAAGGTTTTTTCCATCTgccacatttttgctttcaCTGACTGCTTTGGTTGTTCCCTAGATGAGACTCATACTGATTATACACAGCAGGAAATCTAGCAGCAGTTAAACAAAATCTATGACATAATGTTAGTAACTAACAGCATCCACAAATGAGCTAATCTACCATTTCAAGCGGTACATGAAAACTTTAACTGATATAAGTCaaatatatatgcatgcatACCCACACAACTATTCAGATATATATTTCCTGTTCTACCATAATTTTAAGATTTATTCATGTTTTTGCAGAACCATTATGCATACTGATCCTCATCCTCCTTACTCATTCCTTTAAATGAAGAATCTGTTATTTCTTTGATCTCTTTCATTTTCTCCTCAGATACTGGGGGTAACATTGGCTGCAGCTCCTTTACAATCTTCTCCATTCTCTCTTTTGCCTTCAGATCAAATTTTTTCTTGTTCATTACCACAACATCTCTTATTGCATCTTGAGCTGCATCACATGCATCTTGTAATTTCCTGCGTTCACTTTCAAAATCTGGTCTGCTGGGATCCAGAGCCATGAGTTTGCCCAGGCTGCTGACCCTGTCCATCAGGTGTTTGTCAGAAACCTCAACGTAGGTCCCTGAGATCATGTTGACCAAGCTGGCTACATTCGATGCAGCGAGGGCTTGCTGATACATTACATCTTTGAGATATTTCTTTGTGTCATACGGCAGCTTCCTCTGAGATGCATGTTCAGCTTTTTTGACAAAATTTGTCAGAGAGGTACTCAGGCAGGTCTTAACGATGTTTGAGATCATCTGAAAGAAGCGTACCATCTTCTCCCACTGCTCTTTCACTCTTCCCATGGCATCTAGACCCTTAACCAGCACCTTAATGGTGGTATTGAAGTCAATCTCTTTCACTTGACAACCCCGCAGTGTGACTAAGATCTCTGTCAGCTCCTTCTGGTTTTTCTCCAGGTTTGTCAGACTCTCTTTTTGCATTTCTCTCGCCTTTTCCAGCTGAGTTTTAGCTTCCTCTATGCGGTAACGGGCGTTCTCCACCGCCATCTCGCCTGCCCGTTTTGACCCACCTTCTTTTGCTTGATGCGGTGGTTCAGGCTGAAAAGCTGGAGTGTTTGTGAAGGCCTTGTTGTCACAGTCTAATTTCCGACTCTGCTTCAACAGCTCCTGCATTCTTCCAATCATTTGTTTTGTCTTGGCAGCATCGCATTTCCCGTCAGGTGCGATCTTGGAGAGCTCAGAGCACAGTTTAATGGCGTCTGTGCAGATGCTGAGTACAGCGTCTTTGGCTTTACAGCCTTTCTCAGTCTCCACTGAGGTTTTTATCTGATTATATTGTTCCCCCAAGTATGCTGTCTTTGTTTTGTCTTCCTTTTGATCGTATATCTCCGACCATTTAATTTGCTGCTTGTCAATAAAGCTGTTCAGAGTTTGAGCCAGTTTCAGAATCTGCCCTGCTTTGGAAAGTACGTTGCTCATAGCGCCGACGTCGTCATTGTCTTTTTTGTCCTTTGGGGTTTCTGCCATCCTTTTTGTTGCATTTGACATTATACCCAATAGACCATCAGTCAGTCCTTCTACAAAGTTCATGCCAATCACATCCCATCCAGATGGCAGTGAATCCATTGCTTTATCAAAAGTCTTCTGTGATTCATCTAAACGTTTATTCATGTCCTCAAGTGTTTTCTGAGCCCTTTCCTTGGCTTTCTCTGAATCATCCTTTCTCATATTTGTCTCCTCAATTTTACGCTTGATGGCCTCCAGATCATCACCATATACCTTCTTTGCACTTATACAAGCTTCCAAAAGTTCTTGGATCAGATAAATAACAGCGGTGAACTTTTTCTCTGCTTGATCAGCCAATTTTACACATTCATCTGATATATTAGATATTTGTTCTATCTGGTCAGGGAGACAAATTTCAACAAGCTTATCATCGTCTTTCAGTAATATATTCACTGACTCCTTGATGTAGGCTGGCACGTTGGCAGTGTGGAGACGGATCTGGTCCATGTTCGTGTGAGCCGTATTGAATGCCGCCCATCCAGCATTAGCCACTTGCATAAGACAGGCTCGGAATGAGTCTGGGTACTTGATGTACTTAAAGCCACCAGTAGGAGGCTTTTGGCCAATGGAGAAATCTACATTGGAAGAAATAAAGACCAGCTCTCCCAGAATGGCTATGGAGACTGGGGCAGGTACCAAGTACTCCTCCCAATTAGCATATGGCTGCATTATCAGTTGGGTATCATCTCTGAAATCCTGAGCCTTGGAAATTGATTTGGTAGCTTTCACTAAGTCTCCCATTGTCTTCTTTCCTGTAAGGAAACAGAGACAGGTTCTAGAGATGCACGACACATATTGATGTTGGctaatattcattaaaaatccAGTTATCAGTACTGGTCTGATATATCCATATTGCCGgctgatatttaaactttatatTAAAAGTAGGACTGTCGGTTGccttaattgtgattaatcacATAAACTGAGCACATAATCAGGCAGCAGGATTTGTGGATAAAAATGTGAGGAATTTGTGGTTAAGTAATTGCATTTGAGAATAATTATTAATGAGACTTCATAATCTATACATGGATTTTAGATCAAAATTTTAGCATGatttacatttaaagaaaatgaTTTAAAGAAGCGGCAGAAGAGAAAACGATATTTCTATGTATATACGTTTTTAATCTAGCAGTGGATCAGACATTCCCAAGATTAGTCATTATCTTCTTGTTTTCGGACTTTCAGGCACCATAATTAAATGTCATAAAATCATTGTTCTCTTACAAGCATCGTCCAAATCGTTAAGAAATACACGGAAGTGACTACAGTCACCTCAAAGGTCCAAAAAACATGACACAAGCAGATGAAGAATGTAGTACAGAAACATTAATGACCCTATTGCCCTGACCCAAAGCAGGGCTCTGCAGCAGGCTGAGGGAGTGTGCCTTAACAcgcattattatttaaaaatgaatggtACGCATTAATGCATAAACCACGACAGCTCAAATTAAAAGTTAACAGACCCAGATCTATGCAGATGATTGCACTGGACAAAATGCCATTTTGTAGTGAAGGATGAGGGACTGCATtggctcattcaccacttagAAGTAGAACTGCCACTTTAAATCTAAAAATaaccccccaccacaccccagccttgtgcgCCCCCCGCAAATCCAGTCAG
The nucleotide sequence above comes from Paramormyrops kingsleyae isolate MSU_618 chromosome 3, PKINGS_0.4, whole genome shotgun sequence. Encoded proteins:
- the LOC111837799 gene encoding uncharacterized protein is translated as MGDLVKATKSISKAQDFRDDTQLIMQPYANWEEYLVPAPVSIAILGELVFISSNVDFSIGQKPPTGGFKYIKYPDSFRACLMQVANAGWAAFNTAHTNMDQIRLHTANVPAYIKESVNILLKDDDKLVEICLPDQIEQISNISDECVKLADQAEKKFTAVIYLIQELLEACISAKKVYGDDLEAIKRKIEETNMRKDDSEKAKERAQKTLEDMNKRLDESQKTFDKAMDSLPSGWDVIGMNFVEGLTDGLLGIMSNATKRMAETPKDKKDNDDVGAMSNVLSKAGQILKLAQTLNSFIDKQQIKWSEIYDQKEDKTKTAYLGEQYNQIKTSVETEKGCKAKDAVLSICTDAIKLCSELSKIAPDGKCDAAKTKQMIGRMQELLKQSRKLDCDNKAFTNTPAFQPEPPHQAKEGGSKRAGEMAVENARYRIEEAKTQLEKAREMQKESLTNLEKNQKELTEILVTLRGCQVKEIDFNTTIKVLVKGLDAMGRVKEQWEKMVRFFQMISNIVKTCLSTSLTNFVKKAEHASQRKLPYDTKKYLKDVMYQQALAASNVASLVNMISGTYVEVSDKHLMDRVSSLGKLMALDPSRPDFESERRKLQDACDAAQDAIRDVVVMNKKKFDLKAKERMEKIVKELQPMLPPVSEEKMKEIKEITDSSFKGMSKEDEDQYA